The genomic stretch TTTTACGCCCACTATGCCAAAGAGGGCGAGATATACCGCCACCAGCCTTATGGCGGCGACTTTTTCGTTCTCGAGTACGTCAAAATGCCGTCGGTTATCGTCGAAATGGGCTTTATCACCAATTACCAAGACCGGGCGCTCTTTCTAAAAGCCGACTTTCGCAACGCCCTCGCCCAGAAGATCGCCGATGGTGTTGTCAAGTACATCAACCAGGAACTGGTAAAGAAGACCTTCTTTGAATGGTTGTGGCCGAGACGGGGACATCTGCGCGACGATAGTCCCGGCGAAAGCGCCGCTGATATGGTCTTCGCTCCTGGGCAGCCGGTTCCCATCGCGCAAGACCATGATTGCCTATAAATGGATTATGAATTTCCTCATTGTGATAGAAGGAGCAATCGCTATGCTGTCGAAATATCGTAGAAATAGTCGTGTTGCGCGCCGGTGATGACCGGTTTGCTTTTTTAAGGAGTGTGAGCCCATGATTCTCACCGAAAAAACAGCGGTGGAGCTTACAGAGTTTATCCACCGGCAGACAGGCTATCACTCGATTGTCTGTGACACCACAGGCCGCATCATCGCTGATTCCAGCCATACTCGCGTAGGGAATATGCATGCCGGTTCGAAGCGAATCATGACAACCGACATCGATACGATCGCCATTACGGAGGAAGATGAGATCAACTCCGGGGGCGCTGTGAAGGTGGGCATCAATCTCGCTGTCAAGGTGGACGGCGTTAAGATCGGCACCTTCGGCATCGGTGGCAAGCTGGAGTTGGTGACGCCCGTTGCCAAGGTGGCCTCGGGGCTGTTAGCAAAGATGCTTCACGATGAAGAGATGAAATCGACACTGCAAACGGTCATCGGAGAAATCACGGAGTCGCTGGAACGGGCCATGGCGGCGGTCGAGCAGATCACGGCCTCGTCGCAGGAACTGGCCGCGAACAGCCAGTCCCTAGCCAACGTCACCGTCGAAACGCTGGAACATGTCAAGGCGACAACCAACATCATCGGTTTCATTCAGCGCATCGCCAACCAGACGAAACTGCTCGGCCTCAACGCCTCCATCGAAGCGGCCCGGGCCGGCGAGCAAGGGCGAGGATTCGCGGTGGTGGCGAACGAGGTGCGCAAACTGGCTGAGGAAAGCGGCGGTTCGGCCCGCGAAATCAATGCCCTCTTAAGCCAGTTCAAAGGAAACATTGAAAAGGTTTCCGACGGGGTCATGCAAAACAGCACTGTTGCCGAAGAACAGGCGCGAGCC from Heliomicrobium modesticaldum Ice1 encodes the following:
- a CDS encoding methyl-accepting chemotaxis protein; translated protein: MILTEKTAVELTEFIHRQTGYHSIVCDTTGRIIADSSHTRVGNMHAGSKRIMTTDIDTIAITEEDEINSGGAVKVGINLAVKVDGVKIGTFGIGGKLELVTPVAKVASGLLAKMLHDEEMKSTLQTVIGEITESLERAMAAVEQITASSQELAANSQSLANVTVETLEHVKATTNIIGFIQRIANQTKLLGLNASIEAARAGEQGRGFAVVANEVRKLAEESGGSAREINALLSQFKGNIEKVSDGVMQNSTVAEEQARATQDIAGMVEVLNEAGRKLAELAEKL